The Nerophis lumbriciformis linkage group LG05, RoL_Nlum_v2.1, whole genome shotgun sequence genome contains a region encoding:
- the nrf1 gene encoding nuclear respiratory factor 1 isoform X1, with product MHHSATQPDRVVLHCCQLRAGPKQRSRSELLYPAVMEDHAVHQAEHMTTIEASAVSQQVHVTTFGDTSMMSADEDSTSSPDDDPYDDTDILNSAGNDEVTAHLAAAGPVGMAAAAAVATGKKRKRPHIFESNPSIRKRQQTRLLRKLRATLDEYTTRVGQQAIVLCVSPSKPNPVFKVFGAAPLENVVRKYKGMILEDLENALAEHAPPGGELASELPPLTIDGIPVSVDKMTQAQLRAFIPEMLKYSTGRGKPGWGKESCKPMWWPEDIPWANVRSDVRSEEQKQRVSWTQALRTIVKNCYKQHGREDLLYAFEDQQITTTTTQHHLTTAQSIAHLVPTQTVVQTINNPDGTVSLIQVGTGHTVATLADASELHVNYSTVADGEVTTRQSHCKDSWRQVPIKSAYRLFEVESNWATLQGGEMTIQTTHASEATQAVASLAEAAVAASHEIPTGATVTMALNSEAAAHAVATLAEATLQGGGQIVLAETAAAVGALAGVQDATGLVQIPVSMYQTVVTSLAQGNRPVQVAMAPVATRIDSTVTLNGQAVEVVTLEQ from the exons ATGCATCACAGTGCAACTCAGCCTGACCGTGTTGTCCTCCATTGTTGTCAGCTCCGCGCAGGCCCGAAGCAGCGCAGCCGCTCTGAG TTGTTGTATCCAGCCGTCATGGAGGATCACGCTGTTCACCAGGCAGAGCACATGACCACCATTGAGGCCAGCGCCGTCAGCCAACAG GTGCATGTGACCACCTTTGGCGACACATCCATGATGAGCGCAGATGAGGACTCCACTTCCTCGCCTGACGATGACCCCTACGACGACACGGACATCCTCAACTCGGCCGGGAACGATGAGGTGACCGCCCACCTTGCAGCTGCAG GTCCCGTCGGCATGGCTGCAGCTGCCGCCGTAGCAACTGGCAAGAAAAGGAAGAGGCCTCACATCTTTGAATCCAACCCTTCCATCCGCAAGAGGCAGCAGACACGCCTCCTCAG AAAGCTGAGGGCCACACTGGACGAGTACACTACCCGAGTGGGTCAGCAGGCCATCGTGTTGTGCGTCTCGCCATCGAAGCCCAACCCGGTTTTCAAGGTGTTTGGTGCTGCTCCTCTGGAGAATGTG GTGAGGAAGTACAAAGGCATGATACTGGAGGACCTGGAGAACGCCCTGGCGGAGCACGCCCCCCCCGGGGGAGAGTTGGCCTCCGAGCTGCCCCCCCTCACCATTGATGGCATCCCTGTCTCTGTGGACAAGATGACACAG GCCCAGCTCAGAGCCTTCATCCCGGAGATGCTGAAATACTCGACGGGCCGGGGCAAGCCCGGCTGGGGCAAGGAGAGCTGCAAGCCCATGTGGTGGCCCGAAGATATCCCCTGGGCCAACGTGCGCAGTGACGTGCGCTCCGAGGAGCAGAAACAGAGG GTGTCTTGGACGCAAGCGCTACGGACCATCGTAAAAAATTGCTACAAGCAGCACGGTCGTGAGGATCTGTTATACGCTTTTGAGGACCAGCAGATCACCACCACAACCACCCAGCACCACCTAACCACCGCGCAGAGCATCGCCCACCTGGTGCCGACACAGACGGTGGTGCAGACCATCAACAACCCCGACGGCACAGTCTCGCTCATACAAGTCGGTACGGGCCACACGGTCGCAACGTTGGCCGACGCCTCAGAGCTGCACGTTAACTACTCCACGGTGGCGGACGGCGAGGTAACAACACGGCAGTCGCATTGTAAGGACTCTTGGAGACAGGTTCCGATAAAAAGCGCCTACCGTCTCTTCGAGGTGGAGTCGAACTGGGCCACCCTGCAAGGCGGCGAGATGACAATCCAAACCACGCATGCCTCAGAGGCCACGCAGGCGGTGGCGTCGCTGGCTGAGGCCGCCGTCGCCGCCAGCCACGAGATTCCAACAGGAGCCACCGTCACGATGGCGCTCAACAG TGAGGCGGCGGCCCATGCGGTAGCAACGCTGGCCGAGGCCACCCTCCAAGGCGGGGGTCAGATCGTCCTGGCCGAGACGGCGGCCGCTGTCGGTGCGCTAGCGGGCGTTCAGGATGCAACAG GTCTGGTCCAGATCCCCGTTAGCATGTACCAGACAGTGGTGACCAGCCTGGCGCAAGGCAACCGGCCCGTGCAGGTTGCCATGGCGCCGGTGGCGACGCGCATCGACAGCACGGTGACGCTCAACGGCCAGGCGGTGGAAGTCGTGACCCTGGAGCAGTGA
- the nrf1 gene encoding nuclear respiratory factor 1 isoform X2: MYSVSSLYLLDLKSPVMPASNCTHMIHTLLYPAVMEDHAVHQAEHMTTIEASAVSQQVHVTTFGDTSMMSADEDSTSSPDDDPYDDTDILNSAGNDEVTAHLAAAGPVGMAAAAAVATGKKRKRPHIFESNPSIRKRQQTRLLRKLRATLDEYTTRVGQQAIVLCVSPSKPNPVFKVFGAAPLENVVRKYKGMILEDLENALAEHAPPGGELASELPPLTIDGIPVSVDKMTQAQLRAFIPEMLKYSTGRGKPGWGKESCKPMWWPEDIPWANVRSDVRSEEQKQRVSWTQALRTIVKNCYKQHGREDLLYAFEDQQITTTTTQHHLTTAQSIAHLVPTQTVVQTINNPDGTVSLIQVGTGHTVATLADASELHVNYSTVADGEVTTRQSHCKDSWRQVPIKSAYRLFEVESNWATLQGGEMTIQTTHASEATQAVASLAEAAVAASHEIPTGATVTMALNSEAAAHAVATLAEATLQGGGQIVLAETAAAVGALAGVQDATGLVQIPVSMYQTVVTSLAQGNRPVQVAMAPVATRIDSTVTLNGQAVEVVTLEQ; the protein is encoded by the exons ATGTATAGTGTGAGTTCACTTTATTTGTTGGATTTAAAGTCTCCAGTGATGCCTGCATCTAACTGTACACACATGATCCACACT TTGTTGTATCCAGCCGTCATGGAGGATCACGCTGTTCACCAGGCAGAGCACATGACCACCATTGAGGCCAGCGCCGTCAGCCAACAG GTGCATGTGACCACCTTTGGCGACACATCCATGATGAGCGCAGATGAGGACTCCACTTCCTCGCCTGACGATGACCCCTACGACGACACGGACATCCTCAACTCGGCCGGGAACGATGAGGTGACCGCCCACCTTGCAGCTGCAG GTCCCGTCGGCATGGCTGCAGCTGCCGCCGTAGCAACTGGCAAGAAAAGGAAGAGGCCTCACATCTTTGAATCCAACCCTTCCATCCGCAAGAGGCAGCAGACACGCCTCCTCAG AAAGCTGAGGGCCACACTGGACGAGTACACTACCCGAGTGGGTCAGCAGGCCATCGTGTTGTGCGTCTCGCCATCGAAGCCCAACCCGGTTTTCAAGGTGTTTGGTGCTGCTCCTCTGGAGAATGTG GTGAGGAAGTACAAAGGCATGATACTGGAGGACCTGGAGAACGCCCTGGCGGAGCACGCCCCCCCCGGGGGAGAGTTGGCCTCCGAGCTGCCCCCCCTCACCATTGATGGCATCCCTGTCTCTGTGGACAAGATGACACAG GCCCAGCTCAGAGCCTTCATCCCGGAGATGCTGAAATACTCGACGGGCCGGGGCAAGCCCGGCTGGGGCAAGGAGAGCTGCAAGCCCATGTGGTGGCCCGAAGATATCCCCTGGGCCAACGTGCGCAGTGACGTGCGCTCCGAGGAGCAGAAACAGAGG GTGTCTTGGACGCAAGCGCTACGGACCATCGTAAAAAATTGCTACAAGCAGCACGGTCGTGAGGATCTGTTATACGCTTTTGAGGACCAGCAGATCACCACCACAACCACCCAGCACCACCTAACCACCGCGCAGAGCATCGCCCACCTGGTGCCGACACAGACGGTGGTGCAGACCATCAACAACCCCGACGGCACAGTCTCGCTCATACAAGTCGGTACGGGCCACACGGTCGCAACGTTGGCCGACGCCTCAGAGCTGCACGTTAACTACTCCACGGTGGCGGACGGCGAGGTAACAACACGGCAGTCGCATTGTAAGGACTCTTGGAGACAGGTTCCGATAAAAAGCGCCTACCGTCTCTTCGAGGTGGAGTCGAACTGGGCCACCCTGCAAGGCGGCGAGATGACAATCCAAACCACGCATGCCTCAGAGGCCACGCAGGCGGTGGCGTCGCTGGCTGAGGCCGCCGTCGCCGCCAGCCACGAGATTCCAACAGGAGCCACCGTCACGATGGCGCTCAACAG TGAGGCGGCGGCCCATGCGGTAGCAACGCTGGCCGAGGCCACCCTCCAAGGCGGGGGTCAGATCGTCCTGGCCGAGACGGCGGCCGCTGTCGGTGCGCTAGCGGGCGTTCAGGATGCAACAG GTCTGGTCCAGATCCCCGTTAGCATGTACCAGACAGTGGTGACCAGCCTGGCGCAAGGCAACCGGCCCGTGCAGGTTGCCATGGCGCCGGTGGCGACGCGCATCGACAGCACGGTGACGCTCAACGGCCAGGCGGTGGAAGTCGTGACCCTGGAGCAGTGA
- the nrf1 gene encoding nuclear respiratory factor 1 isoform X3 yields MHHSATQPDRVVLHCCQLRAGPKQRSRSELLYPAVMEDHAVHQAEHMTTIEASAVSQQVHVTTFGDTSMMSADEDSTSSPDDDPYDDTDILNSAGNDEVTAHLAAAGPVGMAAAAAVATGKKRKRPHIFESNPSIRKRQQTRLLRKLRATLDEYTTRVGQQAIVLCVSPSKPNPVFKVFGAAPLENVVRKYKGMILEDLENALAEHAPPGGELASELPPLTIDGIPVSVDKMTQAQLRAFIPEMLKYSTGRGKPGWGKESCKPMWWPEDIPWANVRSDVRSEEQKQRVSWTQALRTIVKNCYKQHGREDLLYAFEDQQITTTTTQHHLTTAQSIAHLVPTQTVVQTINNPDGTVSLIQVGTGHTVATLADASELHVNYSTVADGEVESNWATLQGGEMTIQTTHASEATQAVASLAEAAVAASHEIPTGATVTMALNSEAAAHAVATLAEATLQGGGQIVLAETAAAVGALAGVQDATGLVQIPVSMYQTVVTSLAQGNRPVQVAMAPVATRIDSTVTLNGQAVEVVTLEQ; encoded by the exons ATGCATCACAGTGCAACTCAGCCTGACCGTGTTGTCCTCCATTGTTGTCAGCTCCGCGCAGGCCCGAAGCAGCGCAGCCGCTCTGAG TTGTTGTATCCAGCCGTCATGGAGGATCACGCTGTTCACCAGGCAGAGCACATGACCACCATTGAGGCCAGCGCCGTCAGCCAACAG GTGCATGTGACCACCTTTGGCGACACATCCATGATGAGCGCAGATGAGGACTCCACTTCCTCGCCTGACGATGACCCCTACGACGACACGGACATCCTCAACTCGGCCGGGAACGATGAGGTGACCGCCCACCTTGCAGCTGCAG GTCCCGTCGGCATGGCTGCAGCTGCCGCCGTAGCAACTGGCAAGAAAAGGAAGAGGCCTCACATCTTTGAATCCAACCCTTCCATCCGCAAGAGGCAGCAGACACGCCTCCTCAG AAAGCTGAGGGCCACACTGGACGAGTACACTACCCGAGTGGGTCAGCAGGCCATCGTGTTGTGCGTCTCGCCATCGAAGCCCAACCCGGTTTTCAAGGTGTTTGGTGCTGCTCCTCTGGAGAATGTG GTGAGGAAGTACAAAGGCATGATACTGGAGGACCTGGAGAACGCCCTGGCGGAGCACGCCCCCCCCGGGGGAGAGTTGGCCTCCGAGCTGCCCCCCCTCACCATTGATGGCATCCCTGTCTCTGTGGACAAGATGACACAG GCCCAGCTCAGAGCCTTCATCCCGGAGATGCTGAAATACTCGACGGGCCGGGGCAAGCCCGGCTGGGGCAAGGAGAGCTGCAAGCCCATGTGGTGGCCCGAAGATATCCCCTGGGCCAACGTGCGCAGTGACGTGCGCTCCGAGGAGCAGAAACAGAGG GTGTCTTGGACGCAAGCGCTACGGACCATCGTAAAAAATTGCTACAAGCAGCACGGTCGTGAGGATCTGTTATACGCTTTTGAGGACCAGCAGATCACCACCACAACCACCCAGCACCACCTAACCACCGCGCAGAGCATCGCCCACCTGGTGCCGACACAGACGGTGGTGCAGACCATCAACAACCCCGACGGCACAGTCTCGCTCATACAAGTCGGTACGGGCCACACGGTCGCAACGTTGGCCGACGCCTCAGAGCTGCACGTTAACTACTCCACGGTGGCGGACGGCGAG GTGGAGTCGAACTGGGCCACCCTGCAAGGCGGCGAGATGACAATCCAAACCACGCATGCCTCAGAGGCCACGCAGGCGGTGGCGTCGCTGGCTGAGGCCGCCGTCGCCGCCAGCCACGAGATTCCAACAGGAGCCACCGTCACGATGGCGCTCAACAG TGAGGCGGCGGCCCATGCGGTAGCAACGCTGGCCGAGGCCACCCTCCAAGGCGGGGGTCAGATCGTCCTGGCCGAGACGGCGGCCGCTGTCGGTGCGCTAGCGGGCGTTCAGGATGCAACAG GTCTGGTCCAGATCCCCGTTAGCATGTACCAGACAGTGGTGACCAGCCTGGCGCAAGGCAACCGGCCCGTGCAGGTTGCCATGGCGCCGGTGGCGACGCGCATCGACAGCACGGTGACGCTCAACGGCCAGGCGGTGGAAGTCGTGACCCTGGAGCAGTGA